One Alphaproteobacteria bacterium HT1-32 genomic region harbors:
- the pobA gene encoding 4-hydroxybenzoate 3-monooxygenase, with product MRTQVAIIGSGPSGLLLGQLLTKAGIDNIILDRVSESHILSRVRAGVLEPGSVTMLEQAAVAGRLHGEGLPHEGIDIVVNGGQHRIDLKRLTGGKHVTVYGQTEITLDLMNARKASGAASIYEAGNVVISNYAADQPFVTYDKDGTTRRIDCDFIAGCDGFHGISRKSVPENAIKTFERVYPFGWLGILAEVPPVNDELIYVNHSNGFALCSMRSHTRSRYYLQCSLEDKVEQWSDQQFWDELRRRLPEATADKLITGPSFEKSIAPLRSFVAEPMRFGRLFLCGDAAHIVPPTGAKGLNLAISDVHYLFNGLLEYYTEQSSAGIDAYSGKALSRVWKAVRFSWWMTQMLHRFPDDGEFAQRIQQAELDYVIHSEAASTSLAENYVGLPY from the coding sequence ATGCGTACGCAGGTTGCTATTATTGGCTCCGGACCATCCGGGCTACTGCTCGGGCAATTGCTGACGAAGGCCGGAATTGACAATATCATTCTCGACCGGGTCAGCGAATCTCATATTCTGAGCCGGGTGCGGGCAGGGGTTCTGGAACCCGGATCAGTCACAATGCTGGAACAGGCGGCTGTTGCGGGTCGTCTTCATGGGGAAGGGCTTCCCCATGAAGGCATTGATATTGTCGTCAATGGCGGTCAGCACCGGATTGATCTCAAGCGTCTGACAGGCGGCAAGCATGTCACGGTCTATGGTCAGACAGAAATCACCCTGGATCTGATGAATGCCCGGAAAGCCAGTGGCGCTGCGAGTATTTACGAGGCCGGAAATGTCGTCATCTCAAACTACGCAGCCGACCAGCCCTTTGTGACCTATGACAAGGATGGCACGACACGTCGTATTGATTGCGACTTCATCGCCGGATGCGACGGTTTTCACGGTATCAGTCGGAAGTCGGTGCCCGAGAACGCCATAAAGACCTTTGAGCGTGTCTACCCCTTCGGCTGGCTGGGTATTCTGGCAGAGGTTCCGCCGGTCAACGACGAACTGATCTATGTGAACCACAGCAATGGCTTTGCGCTTTGTTCAATGCGCTCGCATACCCGCAGCCGCTACTACCTGCAATGCTCGCTTGAAGACAAGGTCGAGCAATGGAGTGACCAGCAGTTCTGGGATGAGCTGCGCCGGCGTTTGCCGGAAGCGACGGCCGACAAACTCATCACGGGCCCTTCTTTTGAAAAGTCCATTGCTCCGCTGCGGTCATTTGTTGCAGAGCCCATGCGGTTTGGCCGGTTGTTTCTCTGCGGGGATGCTGCCCATATTGTTCCGCCAACCGGTGCAAAGGGGCTGAACCTGGCGATCAGCGACGTCCATTACCTGTTTAATGGATTGCTGGAATATTACACAGAACAGTCCTCTGCCGGGATCGATGCCTATTCCGGAAAAGCCCTTTCCCGGGTCTGGAAAGCGGTCAGGTTTTCCTGGTGGATGACCCAGATGCTGCATCGTTTTCCTGACGATGGTGAGTTCGCCCAGCGTATCCAGCAGGCAGAACTGGATTATGTGATTCATTCCGAAGCGGCATCCACATCTCTTGCGGAAAATTATGTTGGCTTGCCTTATTGA
- a CDS encoding sarcosine oxidase subunit gamma — protein sequence MVGHGLATSSMHRWNQGPSGSGWSSRCFLIRRESGQMVDLTLRRSALSGWEQKLSVASVEGAVYLREIPFLGMVNLRVDLSARGVAREIEDAIGFALPKQPNTVTARLTTRALWLGPDEWLIVAPDGEQQAIIGKLALQLADRHAAITDVSANRTTLELRGPKSQEVLQKGCLLDLHPSKFLTGHCAGTNLARNQVILEKTDDSATWRIYPRWSFANYVADWLIDAMMEYRSPL from the coding sequence ATGGTCGGGCACGGATTGGCGACGAGCTCTATGCACCGCTGGAATCAAGGGCCATCAGGGTCCGGGTGGTCGAGCCGGTGTTTTTTGATCCGAAGGGAGAGCGGGCAAATGGTTGATCTCACACTGCGCCGAAGTGCTCTCTCAGGCTGGGAACAGAAACTGTCTGTTGCGTCAGTTGAAGGTGCCGTTTACCTGCGGGAAATTCCCTTCCTTGGCATGGTCAATCTGCGCGTTGACCTGTCTGCACGCGGTGTCGCCAGAGAAATTGAAGATGCCATAGGCTTTGCGCTCCCAAAACAGCCGAATACCGTGACGGCCCGCCTGACAACCCGTGCCCTCTGGCTTGGACCGGACGAATGGCTGATCGTTGCCCCCGATGGTGAACAGCAGGCCATTATCGGAAAGCTGGCCCTGCAACTGGCGGACCGGCATGCCGCAATCACGGATGTCAGTGCCAACCGGACAACACTGGAACTCCGCGGCCCGAAATCACAGGAAGTCCTGCAGAAGGGATGCCTGCTTGATCTGCACCCGTCAAAGTTCCTGACGGGTCATTGTGCCGGAACGAACCTCGCCCGGAATCAGGTCATTCTGGAAAAAACAGACGATTCTGCCACATGGCGGATTTATCCCCGCTGGTCGTTTGCAAATTACGTGGCGGACTGGCTCATTGACGCGATGATGGAATATCGATCCCCTCTCTGA
- a CDS encoding TerC family protein, with protein MDGLLALAIDPAAWIALATLIAMEVVLGIDNLVFISILTNKLQPEFREKARRIGIGLALIMRLLLLGTIAWIIQLTEPVFEMFSNAFSWKDMILIAGGLFLVWKATKEVHHNVTPEDEDDMFTGSAVTMGFTAAIAQILVLDIVFSIDSIITAVGMTPHLPIMVIAVIAAVTVMLFAATPLANFIEKNPSIVMLALGFLMMIGMTLIAEGFGVHVPKGYVYAAMAFSGFVEALNIFSRNKRLRKKAAESMAQQ; from the coding sequence ATGGATGGACTTCTGGCGCTGGCAATCGATCCGGCAGCCTGGATTGCCCTTGCGACTCTCATAGCCATGGAAGTCGTGCTCGGGATCGACAATCTGGTCTTCATTTCAATCCTGACGAACAAGCTTCAGCCGGAATTCCGTGAAAAGGCCCGGCGTATTGGCATTGGCCTCGCCCTTATCATGCGTCTTCTGCTTCTGGGAACCATTGCCTGGATTATTCAGCTGACCGAGCCGGTTTTCGAAATGTTTAGTAATGCGTTCTCCTGGAAGGACATGATCCTGATTGCCGGTGGTCTGTTCCTCGTCTGGAAGGCGACAAAGGAAGTCCATCACAATGTCACTCCCGAAGATGAAGACGACATGTTTACCGGTTCAGCTGTCACCATGGGCTTCACCGCAGCAATCGCACAAATTCTGGTGCTGGATATCGTTTTCTCGATTGATAGCATCATAACTGCCGTTGGTATGACACCCCATCTGCCGATCATGGTGATTGCGGTCATCGCCGCCGTTACGGTGATGCTTTTTGCAGCAACGCCACTCGCAAACTTCATCGAGAAAAACCCGTCCATTGTCATGCTGGCACTTGGATTTCTGATGATGATCGGCATGACCCTGATTGCGGAAGGCTTCGGGGTTCACGTACCCAAGGGGTATGTTTATGCGGCGATGGCTTTCTCTGGTTTCGTTGAAGCACTGAATATATTTTCCCGTAACAAGCGGTTGCGGAAAAAAGCTGCTGAATCAATGGCTCAGCAGTAG
- a CDS encoding DUF3108 domain-containing protein encodes MRIMHLLRSCSPIAILVAATLSSGAAAQAKPPVELTYEIYFGGFHIMSARAELSSGETDYNLQVESVSRGIADFFVSWKGQAKSNGLFAGDKAVPAIHRNAGIWKGKTRKVDIRYAPSGEVTSYSVEPEPDLEKVNSLPENPATGTVDPLSVIAQISGAVMRGEGCSSQFGVFDGRRRYDLTVTENGTESIKPNSYSVYAGDALACGVEMKLLGGDRKEKSKYAETARNRTVYIARPRSDAPPVPVRVRIDTDYGILMAHLTGYTLNGETVGARGLDD; translated from the coding sequence GTGCGTATCATGCATTTGCTCCGGTCATGCTCTCCCATCGCCATTCTTGTTGCCGCAACCCTGTCGTCCGGGGCCGCTGCGCAGGCAAAGCCACCGGTCGAACTGACCTATGAAATTTATTTTGGCGGATTCCATATCATGTCCGCCCGGGCAGAACTGTCTTCCGGTGAGACAGACTACAATCTTCAGGTGGAAAGTGTTTCCCGGGGCATCGCCGATTTCTTTGTCAGCTGGAAAGGGCAGGCAAAAAGTAACGGACTGTTTGCGGGAGATAAGGCGGTCCCGGCGATTCACAGAAATGCCGGGATCTGGAAGGGTAAAACCCGAAAAGTTGACATTCGTTACGCCCCGTCCGGCGAAGTTACGTCCTATTCTGTGGAGCCGGAACCGGATCTGGAAAAAGTAAACAGCCTTCCTGAAAATCCGGCGACCGGTACGGTCGACCCGCTTTCGGTCATTGCCCAGATATCAGGTGCCGTCATGCGCGGGGAGGGGTGTAGCAGTCAGTTCGGAGTTTTTGATGGCAGGCGGCGTTATGATCTGACCGTCACGGAAAACGGAACCGAGAGCATCAAGCCCAACAGTTATTCCGTTTATGCCGGTGATGCACTGGCCTGCGGCGTAGAGATGAAACTGCTCGGTGGTGATCGCAAAGAGAAAAGCAAATATGCGGAAACGGCCCGTAATCGCACCGTCTATATCGCCCGCCCCCGGTCAGACGCCCCGCCGGTTCCGGTTCGGGTCAGAATTGATACAGATTACGGAATACTCATGGCCCACCTCACAGGCTACACGCTCAACGGTGAGACTGTAGGCGCCAGGGGCCTCGACGACTAA
- a CDS encoding DUF4102 domain-containing protein — translation MKFTDQTVALLKSRSTRFEVWGDETPGFGLRVAPSGRKSWIYLYRHEGRARRLTLGAFPELSSAAAQNLYEIARDVLTAGGDPAESDLSALAAAPKAEQPQEQRRLGRPARRRPKAVRQPEEYEDGEEDEPLYSTDDAISESIDEDGVLEYFEDDEDEDDDPDSISRAHYERRLRAIQEEWAAARRDMRLIDRLMPPMPPPEAPDIPLSAMKAQHDKVSNTISKTFNILGLASLFFVITLAAPDVSFMAADARVQMPVMNFAISFDAFLLIGPILLVALTIYLHIFIRHQRRFSAIPQEQQLPTIFNISDGAPSLITWVLFYWMPPAILAVFAYRAMPRPLMGPVMLELTIIMAAGLLFLQGRRCHPSRRRWAVPVLSASMTGLIMFGLYSGFVEIPFHRDLYLFRGDLTEKDLRGFDLKNAYLKEAKLDRANLQGARLDDSNMSLTSFTGADLRDTNLRDSDARAANFENANLENSDLSGADLRNATLTDTNFAFANLFETKLEGAVFYPDGLKQACNWALADYGAAPPGYLGLPEDIKERVAQLDFSEAVFDDTRFCRANLRRASLDKSSFHRGLADQANLRELSANGLLATNASFVGSDLRNSSFVDAHLSATDFSDSNLTEATFRRADLQSTLFRKAKIRNGRFVGADLTRADFIDADLSEVSFRGANLDQTDFTDAVMIEADLRGSRGLTCNQLVLARDWELTLRDEVLACGAQIPSGTD, via the coding sequence ATGAAGTTCACGGACCAGACAGTCGCCTTACTGAAATCCCGATCCACCCGTTTTGAAGTCTGGGGTGATGAGACACCGGGCTTCGGGTTACGTGTTGCCCCGAGCGGACGAAAATCCTGGATATATCTGTACCGCCATGAAGGGCGGGCGCGCAGACTGACGCTGGGTGCCTTTCCGGAACTTTCATCTGCTGCAGCCCAGAACCTTTATGAGATTGCACGAGACGTTCTGACCGCCGGAGGGGATCCGGCAGAATCTGATCTTTCAGCTCTTGCTGCTGCTCCGAAAGCTGAGCAACCGCAAGAACAGCGGCGACTCGGGCGGCCTGCACGGAGACGACCAAAGGCGGTGCGACAGCCGGAAGAGTATGAGGACGGGGAAGAAGACGAGCCGCTTTATTCGACAGACGACGCCATCAGCGAATCCATCGATGAAGACGGTGTCCTTGAATATTTCGAAGATGATGAAGACGAAGATGATGATCCGGACAGCATAAGCCGGGCACATTACGAGAGGCGCTTGCGGGCGATACAGGAAGAGTGGGCAGCCGCCCGCCGTGACATGCGGCTGATCGATCGCCTGATGCCCCCGATGCCGCCACCGGAAGCCCCGGACATTCCACTGTCCGCCATGAAAGCCCAGCACGACAAGGTTTCAAACACCATATCGAAAACCTTCAATATTCTGGGGCTGGCCAGCCTGTTCTTTGTCATTACGCTGGCTGCGCCGGATGTCAGTTTCATGGCCGCAGATGCCAGGGTGCAGATGCCGGTGATGAACTTTGCCATATCCTTTGACGCATTTCTTCTGATCGGACCAATCCTTCTGGTCGCCCTGACCATCTATCTGCATATCTTCATCCGGCATCAGCGACGGTTTTCCGCCATTCCGCAGGAACAGCAACTGCCGACGATTTTCAATATCAGCGACGGCGCGCCAAGCCTGATCACCTGGGTGCTGTTCTACTGGATGCCGCCGGCCATTCTGGCCGTCTTTGCCTATCGTGCGATGCCGCGTCCGCTGATGGGGCCGGTCATGCTGGAACTGACAATCATCATGGCTGCCGGCCTGCTGTTTCTGCAGGGGCGGCGCTGTCATCCGAGCCGCCGGCGCTGGGCGGTTCCCGTCCTGTCAGCCAGTATGACCGGACTGATCATGTTTGGGCTGTATTCCGGCTTTGTTGAAATCCCGTTTCACCGTGATCTCTACCTGTTCCGTGGCGATCTGACCGAAAAGGATCTTCGGGGCTTCGATCTGAAGAATGCCTATCTGAAGGAAGCCAAGCTGGATCGTGCAAACCTTCAGGGAGCGCGGCTGGACGATTCCAATATGTCGCTGACGAGTTTTACCGGGGCTGACCTGCGGGATACCAATCTGCGGGATTCAGATGCCCGTGCGGCAAATTTTGAGAATGCCAATCTGGAGAATTCCGACCTCAGTGGTGCCGACCTTCGTAATGCCACCCTCACAGACACCAATTTCGCCTTCGCAAACCTGTTTGAGACGAAACTGGAAGGAGCTGTTTTCTACCCTGACGGCCTGAAGCAGGCCTGTAACTGGGCACTGGCCGATTACGGTGCCGCGCCGCCGGGTTACCTCGGTCTGCCCGAGGATATAAAAGAACGGGTCGCACAGCTGGATTTCAGTGAAGCCGTTTTTGATGACACCAGATTCTGCCGCGCCAACCTCCGGCGTGCCTCTCTCGACAAGTCGAGTTTTCATCGCGGGCTTGCGGATCAGGCCAATCTGCGTGAACTGAGCGCAAACGGTCTGCTGGCCACCAATGCAAGCTTTGTCGGGTCAGACCTTCGGAACAGCTCTTTCGTTGATGCGCATCTCAGCGCTACAGATTTTTCAGACTCAAACCTTACAGAGGCAACCTTCCGGCGGGCTGATCTGCAGTCCACCCTGTTCAGGAAGGCGAAGATCCGTAACGGGCGGTTTGTCGGTGCTGACCTGACCCGCGCAGATTTCATTGATGCCGATCTGAGTGAAGTCTCGTTCCGTGGTGCCAATCTCGATCAGACCGATTTTACGGATGCCGTGATGATTGAGGCCGACCTGCGGGGATCCCGCGGGCTGACCTGCAACCAGCTGGTTCTGGCGCGGGACTGGGAACTGACACTTCGGGATGAAGTGCTGGCCTGCGGTGCGCAAATACCTTCAGGAACCGATTAA
- a CDS encoding helix-turn-helix domain-containing protein, with protein sequence MNFIPTYALYGENRSDETEFFIHCETIASRSKKHQWRIKPHKHARFLQILHVSQGWCESWIEGRETHFGSGGIVVVPAGISHGYRFSADIDGHVLTIVADSAEQLFPEHQRIARWFNHHHFFETSFADNNLDDLNIALQRFAGEYEQRRIGRSLFLELQLRMILLQIYRMYHEANDDEVSPPTDVDGRLLSLNDLINRHYREHQSVAFYAAETGISPTHLNRLTRQAYGVPVSGLIARRVIQQAKRYLVFSAKPVQSVAFELGFSDPCYFSRYFTRHTGSSPLAFRRAQLSAMDG encoded by the coding sequence ATGAATTTCATACCAACTTATGCTTTGTATGGTGAAAACCGCTCAGATGAGACAGAGTTTTTCATCCATTGTGAGACCATCGCCTCGCGCAGCAAAAAGCATCAATGGCGTATCAAACCCCATAAACATGCCCGTTTCCTGCAAATTCTCCACGTCTCTCAGGGGTGGTGCGAAAGCTGGATAGAGGGACGTGAAACGCATTTTGGCTCAGGCGGAATTGTGGTTGTTCCGGCCGGCATTTCCCACGGTTACAGGTTCTCTGCCGATATTGACGGACATGTACTGACAATTGTTGCCGACAGTGCTGAACAACTGTTTCCTGAACATCAGCGTATTGCCCGATGGTTCAATCACCATCATTTCTTCGAGACATCTTTCGCGGACAACAATCTGGACGACCTGAACATCGCCCTGCAGCGGTTCGCCGGAGAGTATGAACAGCGGCGGATCGGACGGTCACTCTTTCTCGAGCTTCAACTGAGAATGATCCTGCTGCAAATCTACCGGATGTATCATGAGGCCAATGATGACGAAGTATCGCCGCCGACAGATGTTGATGGCCGGTTACTCAGCCTCAATGATCTCATAAACCGGCACTATCGCGAGCATCAGTCCGTTGCCTTCTATGCCGCTGAAACCGGTATTTCACCAACCCATCTCAATCGCCTCACCCGTCAGGCTTATGGCGTACCGGTCAGCGGTCTGATTGCACGTCGGGTTATCCAGCAGGCAAAGCGATATCTGGTGTTTTCCGCCAAGCCGGTTCAGTCCGTCGCGTTCGAACTTGGTTTTTCTGATCCCTGTTATTTTTCACGATATTTCACCCGCCATACGGGCAGTTCGCCACTGGCCTTCCGACGCGCACAACTCTCTGCAATGGATGGCTGA
- a CDS encoding L-serine ammonia-lyase, with protein sequence MHISVFDLFKIGIGPSSSHTVGPMNAAGDYLLELETRGLLDQVAQLQVDLYGSLALTGMGHATDIAIILGLAGERPHTVESDRIPEIVQDIKAKRSIELLGQHRIPFLHDQHLRFNMDKFLEQHSNGMTFTAFNSSGEVLFGDTYFSVGGGFVLNIESFEAGEAARGVNVQVPYDFATAKELLKMGQESGLSIAEMMLENERALRSDDEINQKLDRIWDTMTGSIERGCREEGNLPGGLNVKRRATTMQRDLLRRPEAMMKDPLTILDWVNLWALAVNEENAAGGRVVTAPTNGAAGVIPAVLMYYDRFAANSTPQGVRNFLLTAAAIGALYKKNASISAAEVGCQGEVGAACSMAAGALTAVMGGTNEQIENAAEIGMEHNLGLTCDPIGGLVQVPCIERNTMGAAKAINASRLALRGDGKHFVPLDDVIETMRQTGADMQSKYKETSQGGLAVNVVAC encoded by the coding sequence ATGCATATCAGCGTTTTTGACCTGTTCAAGATCGGCATTGGCCCCTCCAGTTCGCATACAGTCGGCCCTATGAATGCAGCAGGGGACTATCTGCTTGAGCTGGAGACACGCGGACTGCTCGATCAGGTGGCTCAGCTTCAGGTAGATCTTTATGGCTCGCTCGCTCTGACAGGTATGGGGCATGCGACAGATATTGCCATCATTCTGGGGCTGGCCGGTGAGCGACCGCATACGGTCGAGTCAGACCGAATCCCCGAGATCGTTCAGGATATAAAGGCAAAGCGGTCTATCGAATTGCTGGGTCAACACCGCATTCCCTTCCTGCATGACCAGCATTTACGCTTCAATATGGATAAATTCCTCGAACAGCATTCCAATGGCATGACCTTCACCGCCTTCAACTCGTCGGGAGAGGTGTTGTTTGGCGATACCTATTTTTCGGTCGGCGGAGGATTTGTCCTCAATATCGAATCCTTTGAGGCTGGAGAAGCGGCACGGGGTGTCAATGTTCAGGTTCCTTACGATTTTGCCACGGCAAAAGAGCTTCTGAAAATGGGACAGGAAAGCGGTCTCAGTATCGCCGAAATGATGCTGGAGAATGAACGTGCGCTCCGGTCTGACGACGAGATCAACCAGAAGCTTGATCGTATCTGGGATACCATGACCGGATCGATCGAACGGGGATGCCGGGAGGAAGGGAATCTTCCGGGAGGGCTGAACGTCAAACGCCGGGCCACAACCATGCAGCGCGACCTGCTGCGGCGTCCGGAAGCCATGATGAAAGATCCCCTGACCATTCTGGACTGGGTTAATCTCTGGGCACTCGCCGTGAATGAAGAAAATGCGGCTGGCGGGCGTGTTGTTACAGCGCCGACAAATGGTGCCGCAGGCGTCATCCCTGCCGTCCTGATGTATTATGACCGTTTCGCGGCCAACTCGACCCCCCAGGGCGTGCGGAACTTTCTCCTCACGGCGGCAGCTATTGGCGCGCTGTATAAAAAGAATGCGTCCATTTCCGCAGCCGAAGTCGGATGTCAGGGGGAAGTCGGCGCCGCCTGTTCCATGGCCGCCGGGGCCCTGACCGCTGTCATGGGCGGCACAAATGAGCAGATTGAAAATGCTGCCGAGATTGGCATGGAACATAATCTCGGGCTGACCTGCGATCCCATCGGCGGACTGGTTCAGGTGCCTTGCATTGAACGCAACACAATGGGGGCGGCGAAGGCTATCAATGCCTCACGACTGGCCTTGCGAGGAGACGGCAAGCATTTCGTTCCTCTGGATGACGTCATCGAAACCATGCGCCAGACGGGTGCGGATATGCAATCCAAGTACAAGGAGACATCTCAGGGTGGTCTCGCCGTCAACGTGGTTGCCTGCTGA
- a CDS encoding ABC transporter substrate-binding protein — MMAPFRAVTGIAAAALTLASLFMPHSLAAQERRVIDNDGKPFRIYMVTWRGETDTDRGFADYFRERNISVDLIRRDANRDSSKFPEFVAEIKSLKPDLVYTWGTGVSLAILGKEAEVDPEKHITDIPAVFANVSQPIGSGLVTDAQTSRRNITGSFYLVPEEAQLKAMAQYRSFNKLAVLYNRKESNSRLAVDALKDLSKRMAFEILVLAAPLDDKGEPIKESVPDLVAEVSAWKPDFIYIPPDSFMSRHRHHLSREALKYGVPVFGAAEGSLDQEEDKPSHVLMGLISRYYNIGRLTGHQAERILVNRQRPEDIPIEYLSRFSLVLNMNVAAALRLYPPMDILKIAEITDPIEDAKQFVPAAGGS; from the coding sequence ATGATGGCCCCTTTCAGGGCGGTTACCGGTATTGCTGCCGCTGCGTTGACGCTGGCTTCTCTTTTTATGCCACATTCCCTGGCAGCACAGGAACGGCGGGTCATTGATAACGATGGCAAACCCTTCCGCATCTATATGGTGACCTGGCGGGGGGAGACGGATACGGACCGCGGATTCGCCGATTATTTCAGGGAACGAAATATCAGCGTTGACCTGATCCGGCGTGACGCCAACCGGGACAGTTCGAAATTTCCGGAATTTGTCGCTGAAATCAAATCCCTGAAGCCTGATCTTGTCTACACGTGGGGAACCGGTGTTTCACTGGCCATTCTGGGTAAGGAAGCTGAGGTTGATCCGGAAAAGCACATCACGGACATTCCGGCAGTTTTCGCCAACGTATCGCAGCCTATTGGCTCCGGGCTGGTGACGGATGCGCAGACTTCCCGGCGGAATATTACGGGATCATTCTATTTGGTGCCGGAAGAAGCCCAGTTGAAGGCAATGGCGCAATACCGATCCTTCAATAAGCTGGCAGTTCTGTATAACCGCAAGGAATCAAATTCCCGTCTGGCAGTTGATGCCCTCAAGGATCTTTCCAAACGCATGGCCTTTGAAATTCTGGTCCTTGCAGCCCCGCTGGACGACAAAGGCGAACCCATCAAGGAAAGTGTGCCTGACCTGGTTGCGGAAGTCAGCGCATGGAAGCCCGATTTCATCTATATCCCGCCTGATTCCTTCATGTCCCGGCATCGTCATCACCTGTCCCGAGAAGCTCTCAAATATGGTGTGCCGGTATTTGGTGCCGCTGAAGGGTCTCTTGATCAGGAAGAAGACAAACCATCGCATGTTCTGATGGGCCTGATCAGCCGGTATTACAATATCGGCCGCCTTACCGGACATCAGGCCGAGCGCATTCTGGTCAACCGTCAGCGGCCGGAAGATATTCCCATCGAATATCTCAGCCGGTTTTCGCTGGTGCTGAATATGAATGTTGCAGCCGCTCTTCGGCTCTATCCCCCTATGGATATTCTGAAGATTGCCGAGATTACTGACCCGATAGAAGATGCAAAACAGTTTGTGCCGGCTGCCGGGGGCAGTTAA